CGAAAGCCTGGTGTCCCTTGCGGAACCCGTTGTCCAGCATGGCCACCAGCACCCCGGCCCCGGAATATCCGGAGTCGTGGCAGACCACGGCATTGATCAAGCTGTCCTGGGTGAATGACGGGCCGTAATTCAACAGATGGGCCTTGGGACTTTCGGTCTCAGGCATCTTGGGGCTGGCATCTTCAACTTCCGGCAGGACCCTTTTCCTGCTGGCCGGAAGCGGGCCTATTCTTTTTACAAAGTTTAGGTTTTTGCAATTCTTGATCTGGGCCTCGGTCATCTCGAAGCTGGCGGCATTGAACCAGTTTAGCGACTGCCGGTGCCTTGCGCCCAGGGCCGCGATCCGGCGGACGTAATCGGTGCTTACCGGAAGATCTTCAAAGGTCATCTCCTGCCGGCCAACTTTGGCCCGGCGCTTGAGGGCCCGCGGGGAGAATTGCCGGCCGCGCCGATCCATGGCGCTTCTTAATTCGTCCTTGGTGGAAAAACCCTTGTCGTAAAAGAAAACCAGCACCGCTATAGTTGTCTGGGTCTCGGTGTTCTCTAATGTTGGTGCCGGGCGGCCGGTGGCCGGCGGCTGGGCGTTGCCGGAGGAAACTAAAAGCCAAGATGTCGCGCCCGCCCATAACACAAATTTAAATAAAGTGTTCATCTTTTTGCTCCATGAATTTCAACTTATTTGACTATCGCTTATACCCGATCTGGCGCAGAAGCTCTTTTCGCCACTTGACGCCATCCTCGTCCTCCACCCCCTTGGGAGCAGAGCCGTCTATCACCCCCATAATCCCCCGCCCCTGTTCGCTTTCGGCGATGATCACCTGGCAGGGATTGGCGGTGGCGCAGAAGATCCGGCAGACCTCGGGGCAGTTCTTTATGGCGTTGAGGACGTTGATGGGATAGGCGTCCTTTAAAAAGATGATGAAGCTGTGGCCGGCCCCGATCGCCTTGGCGTTTTCGATAGCCAGCTTGACCATCTCATCGTCCGTTCCCTCATGTCTGATAAGGCAGGCGCCGGAGGCCTCGCAGAAGGCCACCCCGAATTTTATCCCGGGGACGGAGGAGACCAGTATCTCGTACAGGTCCTCTACCGTCTTGATGAAGTGCGACTGGCCCAGGATGAAGTTGATATCCTCCGGCTTTTTGATGGTGACGAGTTTTGTTTCCATCGGGGCTCCTTTTGGATAAAATTCAGGCACGGTCCTTTGCCGTGCCTTAAATTTTATAGCTTGATATTGAGTTTCTGCAGGATCCTCTCGAAATCAGTGGCCGAATAATACTCCACCTCGATCTTTCCCTTGTTCTTGCCCTGGGGCACTATCCGGACCCTGGTGCCGAATGTTCTCTGGATCTCGTTCTGGATGTTGGTCAAATGCTGGTCCAATTGCCGGGGCGTTTTAGCGCCCGAAGATTTGGCGGCTTTGATCGGCTCTCCCTTAGCCAGACTTTCCGCCTCCCTTACCGACAGGCCCTTTGATATTATGATTTGGGCCAGAGCCAGCTGCTTCCTTTTGTCGCTGACCGTCAGCAGGGCCCGGGCGTGCCCGGCGGTCAGTTTATCGTCCTCCAGCATCTTCTGGATCTCATCCGGCAGGGCCAGCAAACGCAGGCTGTTGGCCACGGTGGATCTCTCCTTGCCCACCTTCCTGGCCAGTGCCTCCTGGGTCAGGCTGAACTCCCTGGCCAGCCGCTCATAGCCCCGGGACTCTTCGATGGGATTGAGGTTCTCCCGCTGGATGTTCTCTATCAGCGCGATCTCCAGGGCCTCCTGGTCGCCGGCCTGGCGGATGATGGCCGGGATCTTCTCCTGGCCCAGCTTCTGGCAGGCCCGCAGGCGCCGCTCCCCGGCGATCAGCTCGTATCCGGCGCCGCTGCGGCGGACGATCACCGGTTCGATGACCCCCTTCTCCCTGATGGAGTCCATCAGTTCGGCCAGCTCGGCCTCCCGGAAAGAGCGGCGGGGCTGGAAGCGGTTGGGCTTGATCTCGGACAGCTTTAAAAATCGCTCGATGCCCTCGGGATGCGGGATGGCCGGTGCGGCTGTCTTCTTGGCCGGGATCAGGGCCGACAGGCCCTTTCCCAGGCCTCTTTTCTGTGCGGTCATGGGGGTCTCCAATATTCTGATGTGTCGGGATTATTTCCAGCTTAAAATGAATTCGGTGTGGGGATCGCCGCTGGCCAGAGACCTGGTGGTCTCCACCGCCACCTCCTTGCAGCCGTGGATCTCTAGGGAGCGCTGGATCCAGCCTCCGATGCGCGACTCTATCAGGTGGTGGGCCTCGGGAAATTCGGTCATGTGCAGGACCGCCCGGCTGTAGGTGGAGGATTTGAGCTCCATTTTGCTGGGCTGGTAGTAGGTGGTCATCAGCAGGCTGGCCCGCTTGATGAAGAAGCTGACCGAGGTCATTTTGACGAAGGCCTTGTATACGCCTTTAAGGGCATAGTCGGCGCTGAAGCGCCCCACCTCCCAGGCCCCTTTGGGATCGTTGTCATAAAAAAGCTCGCACAGGGATGCGGTGGGCTCTAGGTAGCATTCCTTCAAGGGATACCACCGGTTGATCTTGATGGCGTTGGCCTCCTGGTACAGCGCCGCTGCCTCGGAGTTCAGCGATTCCAGCCACTTGTTAAGGCCCTCCTGGCCGAATTTGCTTTCGATGAAGATCGGCAGCACCGCCAGTGCGGTTCCCTTTACGTTCATGGATACTCCTCTATCGGTATTCCTGAGATACTATGGTGATCCGCCCGGGGTAGGTGATCTCGCCCAGCGGGGTGCTGACCCTGGGCTGGGCGTCTATGGCCAGACGGCTGATGTCGCTCTGGGCCCCGCCCAGGGCCAGGGCCAGGTTCAGCAGGTCGTTGTATCCCTTCTCCCCGAAGAACTCCACCAGGTCCAGGCTGATCTGCAGCGGGATGACGGCCGACTGTCCGGTGCCGGGGATCTCGATGGGTTGCGCGATATTGCCGGAGACGGTGGGCTTGTCGTCTATCAGCAGGCGCCATTCGAAGCTGGTCAGGGTGGAGCTGGTCTGGGGCGAGCCTCCGGTGCCGTCGTTGGGATTGAGCGCCTCGATGTTGAGGGTGAACCCGGCCGGCAGTTTCTTATTGCGGTAGGCCGCCATCAGGTTGATCCCGTCCAGCAGGGTGAAGTCCCCTATCTTCTGCTTGCCGGCAACGGCGATCCCCGACACCGTGAAGCCGGTCACCCCGGCCACCTTGAACTTCAGGCGCTGCAGGTTGGACAGCGCCCCGGCCATCTGGGTCAAGGTGGCGCAGCCCGGGAGGAGTACCAGCAGGGCCGCCATTGCGGCCATTAAACGAAGGCCGGAAAATGGTCTGTTATTCATCTGGGCTCTCTTTCTGAAAATGATCTATTTGGCGCCCCTCCGGGCGGCCACCTCTTTGGCCAGGGCCAGGTAGCTCTGGGCGCCGCTGGAGTTGACGTCATATAATATGATCGGCTTGCCGTGGGACGGGGCCTCGGCTATCCGGACGCTGCGGGCGATGAAATTCTCGTAGACCTTTTCCGGAAAGTGCTTTTTTATCTCCCCGGCCACCTGCTGGGCCAGGTTGAGGCGGGAATCGAACATGGTCAGCAGGATGCCCTCGATGTCCAGTTCCGGATTGAGGCCGTTCTTCACCAGGTCGATGGTGTTCAGCAGCTGGCCCAGGCCCTCCAGGGCGTAGTATTCGGCCTGAATGGGGATCAGCACCGAGTCGGCCGCGGTCAGGGCGTTGATGGTCAGCAGGCCCAGCGAGGGCGGGCAGTCTATCAGGATGTATTTGTACCTGTCGCGCAAGGCTTCCAGGTGGGGCTTTAAAAGGTTCTCCCGACCCTCCATTCCCACCATCTCCACCTCGGCCCCGGCCAGGTCTATCTGGGACGGCGCCAGATGCAGCTTGTCCAGCTGGGTCCGGACGATTATGTCATTGATGGGCACCTCATTCAACAGCACGTCGTAGATGCCGCTTTCCACCGTGCTTTTGTCTATGCCCAGCCCGCTGGTGGCGTTGGCCTGGGGGTCGATGTCCACCAACAGGGTCGGCTTCTCCAGCACGGCCAGCGAGGCCGCCAGGTTGATGGACGAGGTGGTCTTTCCCACGCCTCCTTTTTGGTTGACCAGGGCGATGATGCGCGACATTGAAACGCTCCTAAAATAGCCTGATTGGGGATGCCGATAAGTTGGTTGGCAAACTGATATGATAATATAGCCTGCCGGCCTTTGTCAAGGAAAACCGAAAAGCCGCAAGACCTCGAAAAATCGTTAAACCTCAAATAAAGTATTGACTTATGACCGCAATTATTATAGCATATATCCAAGCGAAAGCCCAGCATCTAATAATTTGAAAGGAATCACAATGAAAAAGACAGCACTGGTCCTGTTGGCCCTGATCACGGCCCTGGTTTTCAACCTTCCCCAATACTGTTCCGCCCAGGGACTATCCTTGGGGATCAAGGGCGGGGTGAACATGGCCAGTTTTACCGGAGATAGCTTAACCAATCCCGAAAGCCTTACCGGTATTGCAATTGGCGGCTATGCGACCATTGGCCTTCTACCCAACATCGCAATTCAACCGGAAATTTTTTATTCTCAAAAAGGCTGCAAGGAATCGGGTGATTTTTTAGGCACTCCGATTGAGCTCACAACCCGTATTAATTACCTGGAAATACCTGTTTTAGCGAAAATATCATTTGGGGCTATTGTAAAACCGTACATTCTGGCGGGCCCATATTTTGCCACCAAGATTGGCGCCACCCAAGAAATAACTGTTAGTGGCGTTTCCGTCTCCGGCGATATTGATGATTTTGTAAAAAGTTCCGATATGGGACTGACCTTCGGGGCCGGGGTGCAAACCCCTGTCAAGTTGTCGGTCGAAGCCCGTTATTCCATGGGCCTAAGCTCTATAGATGACAGCGACTGGAATTTAGACATCAAGAACACTAATATTTCTCTATTGGTAGGTTTCGCACTGTTCTAAAATTTGGGAACAATAAGCCCCGGCTTAACGCCGGGGCTTTTAACAACCCATAACCAGGAGTTAAACATGAAAAAAGGCCTCTTGGTAATTTTGATACTGGCATCGTTCTCTGCTTTGTGTTTTGCTCAAATGGCCACCTTCGGGCTGAAGAGTGGGATGAATATATCTAATATTTACGATACTGAAGGTGATGGGCCCGATTCCAGGTTTGGTTTTATCGGTGGGGCTTTTTGTGATTTTGATTTCGTCTCTTTTGGCATCCAACCCGAAGTATTGTTTTCCCAAAAAGGATGGAAATATGACATTGGATGCAGATATAATTATTTTGAAATCCCTGTTTTAATAAAAATACCACTGACCAAAAAATTCAGGGTCAGTCCATATTTAGGGCCAGCGGCAAATTTCTTGCTTAATGCAAAAGTTTTTGATTTAGATATGAGCCAATACGTCGTCAGTCCTGATATTGGACTTGTTTTAGGTGCCGAAATAAAAACAAAACATAAAGTTTCTCTGGATATACGATACACCAGAGGATTACGCAAGATTATTAAAGATGAACCCTACGAAAGTTATGATATTAAGCACTCTGTTTTTTCTATTATGCTTGGTCTGCATCCGTAATGAGGTTTAAACAGATAAAAAGCCCCGGGGTATCCCCGGGGCTTTACGTTTAGCCATTAT
The nucleotide sequence above comes from Candidatus Edwardsbacteria bacterium. Encoded proteins:
- a CDS encoding porin family protein: MKKGLLVILILASFSALCFAQMATFGLKSGMNISNIYDTEGDGPDSRFGFIGGAFCDFDFVSFGIQPEVLFSQKGWKYDIGCRYNYFEIPVLIKIPLTKKFRVSPYLGPAANFLLNAKVFDLDMSQYVVSPDIGLVLGAEIKTKHKVSLDIRYTRGLRKIIKDEPYESYDIKHSVFSIMLGLHP
- a CDS encoding adenosine-specific kinase; its protein translation is METKLVTIKKPEDINFILGQSHFIKTVEDLYEILVSSVPGIKFGVAFCEASGACLIRHEGTDDEMVKLAIENAKAIGAGHSFIIFLKDAYPINVLNAIKNCPEVCRIFCATANPCQVIIAESEQGRGIMGVIDGSAPKGVEDEDGVKWRKELLRQIGYKR
- a CDS encoding ParB/RepB/Spo0J family partition protein, which gives rise to MTAQKRGLGKGLSALIPAKKTAAPAIPHPEGIERFLKLSEIKPNRFQPRRSFREAELAELMDSIREKGVIEPVIVRRSGAGYELIAGERRLRACQKLGQEKIPAIIRQAGDQEALEIALIENIQRENLNPIEESRGYERLAREFSLTQEALARKVGKERSTVANSLRLLALPDEIQKMLEDDKLTAGHARALLTVSDKRKQLALAQIIISKGLSVREAESLAKGEPIKAAKSSGAKTPRQLDQHLTNIQNEIQRTFGTRVRIVPQGKNKGKIEVEYYSATDFERILQKLNIKL
- a CDS encoding porin family protein, giving the protein MKKTALVLLALITALVFNLPQYCSAQGLSLGIKGGVNMASFTGDSLTNPESLTGIAIGGYATIGLLPNIAIQPEIFYSQKGCKESGDFLGTPIELTTRINYLEIPVLAKISFGAIVKPYILAGPYFATKIGATQEITVSGVSVSGDIDDFVKSSDMGLTFGAGVQTPVKLSVEARYSMGLSSIDDSDWNLDIKNTNISLLVGFALF
- a CDS encoding AAA family ATPase, with the translated sequence MSRIIALVNQKGGVGKTTSSINLAASLAVLEKPTLLVDIDPQANATSGLGIDKSTVESGIYDVLLNEVPINDIIVRTQLDKLHLAPSQIDLAGAEVEMVGMEGRENLLKPHLEALRDRYKYILIDCPPSLGLLTINALTAADSVLIPIQAEYYALEGLGQLLNTIDLVKNGLNPELDIEGILLTMFDSRLNLAQQVAGEIKKHFPEKVYENFIARSVRIAEAPSHGKPIILYDVNSSGAQSYLALAKEVAARRGAK